Proteins from a single region of Hypanus sabinus isolate sHypSab1 chromosome 26, sHypSab1.hap1, whole genome shotgun sequence:
- the LOC132381829 gene encoding targeting protein for Xklp2-like isoform X2, translated as MSNVGRLLQSVDHFDIILNSCFDKNKSYFIRDTSTTTAGNREEFMIHRRPRLTQPKTPMVLKRSKTNQRSMSSEERELLLISQLQRETEEHRKLNEAMYLSIFFRGRITTRSSVPAADTLSKASLPRVQQEYKEFNFVNELRKYPLLTPMKKECTVPKPFSLLTSARKECRKTCVDQYVSVAEYINKLQHYTQPRSRRRPICQETSANVLDCIQAPVPDTPSEI; from the exons ATGTCTAATGTGGGAAGATTATTACAATCAGTTGACCACTTCGATATCATTCTGAATTCTTGCTTTGATAAAAATAAATCCTATTTTATCAGGGACACCTCAACTACTACAGCAGGGAATCGTGAGGAATTTATGATACACCGAAGGCCAAGGCTGACACAACCCAAGACTCCAATGGTACTCAA GCGAAGCAAAACGAACCAAAGGTCAATGAGTTCCGAAGAACGAGAGCTGTTACTAATTTCTCAGTTACAAAGAGAAACGGAAGAGCACAGAAAGCTCAATGAGGCAATGTACCTTTCAATTTTTTTCAGAG GTCGCATCACAACAAGATCTTCAGTTCCAGCTGCTGACACTCTATCTAAAGCCAGCTTACCCAGAGTGCAACAAGAATACAAAGAGTTTAACTTTGTCAATGAACTCCGCAAATATCCACTATTG ACACCAATGAAGAAAGAGTGCACAGTACCAAAGCCATTCTCCCTATTAACAAGTGcaaggaaagagtgcagaaagacATGTGTCGACCAGTATGTCTCAGTGGCAGAGTACATTAACAAACTTCAACACTATACACAGCCAAGAAGCCGCAGACGGCCCATTTGCCAGGAAACATCAGCTAATGTACTTGACTGTATCCAGGCTCCAGTTCCTGATACGCCATCTGAAATCTGA
- the LOC132381829 gene encoding targeting protein for Xklp2-like isoform X1: MENSAKIILPVGGAKRGVPMVAVNPTLRIEENDEDAESVDNEMSFVRVDSLSFTSSAEVTENSFSHFGSAALSPDLLDAEDISDSGDTSTTTAGNREEFMIHRRPRLTQPKTPMVLKRSKTNQRSMSSEERELLLISQLQRETEEHRKLNEAMYLSIFFRGRITTRSSVPAADTLSKASLPRVQQEYKEFNFVNELRKYPLLTPMKKECTVPKPFSLLTSARKECRKTCVDQYVSVAEYINKLQHYTQPRSRRRPICQETSANVLDCIQAPVPDTPSEI, translated from the exons ATGGAAAACAGCGCCAAAATAATTCTGCCGGTCGGTGGGGCAAAACGCGGAGTTCCGATGGTTGCCGTGAACCCCACCCTTCGAATTGAAGAAAATGATG AGGACGCAGAAAGTGTGGACAATGAAATGTCTTTTGTCCGCGTTGACTCCCTGTCATTTACATCCTCGGCAGAAGTCACAGAAAATTCCTTCTCCCACTTTGGCAGTGCTGCATTGTCGCCAGACTTATTGGATGCTGAGGATATTTCAGACTCTGG GGACACCTCAACTACTACAGCAGGGAATCGTGAGGAATTTATGATACACCGAAGGCCAAGGCTGACACAACCCAAGACTCCAATGGTACTCAA GCGAAGCAAAACGAACCAAAGGTCAATGAGTTCCGAAGAACGAGAGCTGTTACTAATTTCTCAGTTACAAAGAGAAACGGAAGAGCACAGAAAGCTCAATGAGGCAATGTACCTTTCAATTTTTTTCAGAG GTCGCATCACAACAAGATCTTCAGTTCCAGCTGCTGACACTCTATCTAAAGCCAGCTTACCCAGAGTGCAACAAGAATACAAAGAGTTTAACTTTGTCAATGAACTCCGCAAATATCCACTATTG ACACCAATGAAGAAAGAGTGCACAGTACCAAAGCCATTCTCCCTATTAACAAGTGcaaggaaagagtgcagaaagacATGTGTCGACCAGTATGTCTCAGTGGCAGAGTACATTAACAAACTTCAACACTATACACAGCCAAGAAGCCGCAGACGGCCCATTTGCCAGGAAACATCAGCTAATGTACTTGACTGTATCCAGGCTCCAGTTCCTGATACGCCATCTGAAATCTGA